Genomic segment of Pagrus major chromosome 19, Pma_NU_1.0:
GGGCTTTTGAGAAGAGAGGGGACAGAGGGGTTGTATTTTTATAAACCATGTGCCCTCCTGCACGTCTGACAGTGATAAAGTGGAAAGGCTGCCAGAGTGGAACTGCTGTGCCtttcaaagacaaaagaaagtgAGGCTAGACTCCACCAAAGGGGCTCCAAAGGGAAGAGACTCTAAAACTACAAAAGGCATCATCAGGAAGACAAACGGAATAGATAAGCATGGATCTGAAGACTGAAAACTCCTCAAATGGCCCCACGCCTGAGATCAACTTGGAGAAGTTACGCAAGATAGCTGCAGAGCTGATACTGCCAGGAAAATTCATCCTCAGGCTCCTGAATGCTGTTCTGGTGTTTGTGACAAACTTACTGGCCCGAGTCTTTGGAAGCAGCCTGGTCAGAGGACATTTCCACCTGATGCTGTCTGGTTTGGTTCTGTTTGGTCCTGTGCTGAGTTTCTGGGTGTCAAAGTACAGCATCTTCGCCAATAAGAACAACTTCTTGTACAGGTGAGAGCTCTGGAAAGAAAGGTCATTGTTGTATTTAGGCTTTTAAATGGAAATCTTATAGCTAGCTGCCGGGAACTAATAAAGCGGCTGTATGATTTTCAGTTGGACCTctgtgctcctttaaaaactgtCATGAATGCTTGTCATTATGAGCCCAAAGGTCATTAAACtcacattaaaggagcaatatgtcagaattcatataaaacaaacaaaaatgaccaacaatgaactaaaattaccaacagaatgtgaagaagttTTGACAATGTCTGtgtattgtattgcagagatatctatcgaagttagcatgctaaccagctagccccagcccatcctgtctcttaataccactttgtacctcgAGATGATAATCCAATTGTAGGTCAGGCCCGGTTACGCTGCCTGCTCACCCAGCtccagttttgttttccattcCAGTGCCACGAGCTCCATAATCCTCATGCTGGCAGTCCAAACCTGcagtgtaaacaacaccaacaccccCACAATGCTCCGAGCTCCGCTAGCCGCTAACTGCGCAGTGAACTAAGCTTAttagctaaaggcagctacagttagcagttgctctggtgatatactgccccctgtttgtttggagtatgacttgacaggtggccagttcttacatattgcacttttaaagaCCAATTAAATTTAAAAGTTATAATTATACTTTCACACTAAATATACTGCAGTCAATGTATAGCCTCACTTTATTTAAGTATATCATCACTTATTTAAGGTAAACAATGAATCGTAATAATTAGTTTATTCTTTACAGATTCCGATCTAAGTTAATGTACGCATTGAAGCAAGACTACACAACCTTTTAAACCCATTTTAACCAATTTTATAACTCGCAAATGGAAAGTTGATTTCATTAGCAAGAAATGCACCATTGTTCAGTTCAGTGCACTCAGAGGTTTTGCTCCTACACCCATACTTGGTCTGGTATGTAGCTTATGAAGGCTCATGCTAGCTAATGTTTGCTTACTTTGACTGACTCCTCTCTATTGTATAAGTTAATAACTTCTATCAGCGACCTTTGTTTTATCTTGGTCCTTGTTCCCCGTCTCCTCCTTACACAATAAAAGTATCAAATATCTGAAAAAATACTTTTGGTCATAGTATACATTACTCTAAACATGCCctttatatttttacagtatGATTTTTCATCTTTACACAATTACAGTTACAACAATCATCCCACACTATGTAATGATCTCGACAGGAAAGTGATAATTACTGTATGGGATGGTTGTAGTGATTTGATGTGAAAGAGTATCTTTGTTATAACTTGTTTGCTCAAGATAAATCTTTTCCTGACAATTTGTAATATCTATCAAATATATGATATATTAAAAtagtactgtatattgtattgGTGCCTTTCCTACTGTACATTGTAAAGGGACGTAGTAAGTTAATACAAGTTTGAACATGAACTAAATACCCTTGAGGCTTTGCTGAGTCCACACATTTTTGTGAggttatttaatgtgttttgatgttatATAACTCATGATGTGAAGCCATTAGCGGAGCAATCATTCATCCTTTTGCAGAGCAAGTGGATTTAAAAAACTACTAAGTTTAAGCCCAGAACAACCTCACACATGGCTCTGTGGGTCAGTCCTATGGCACATTCACTGATTTCTGCTTCAACACTCCCTCACAGGAAGTTCCTGAAGTCCACTTGGGGCTGGACCTACACCTTCACAGGCTccttcgtcctcctcctctccatgtCCGCCCAtcactccctcttcctctccctccgacacctcTCTCGGATAGGCTTGGTGGGGTTGCTCTGGTGGTGCTGTCAGCGTCTCCTGACCGTGCTGGAGGACGCTGCAGGAACCTGTTACGAACCAATGACCCCTGCTCAGGATATCCAAGGCGCTGCCTCCGCAGTACAGCCCCTGCTGCTCCTGCATGAAGACCTTACCAAGGCCTCCTGCCTCAAAGCCAAGATGATGTGGAGAGGTTGCGAAGTGTCCCAGGAAGTCCTCATCCTCTGCTTGTGTTGCCTGCTGCTGATTGAGGAGATGTCTGTCTTTGGCGATCACCTGGCTCAAGCAAAGTCTCTGCAGAGGTCGCCTGGAGGCCCTTTGAGGTTCATCTTCCTTCTGTGTGTGCTTCTACTTGCCGTTTGGatgttcctgctgctgtgtttgctcGCACACTTCCCCCAGTTCCCCTcccagcagctgggaggagCTCTGGGCTACCTGGGATGGAGGGGCCTCTATCAGGGATTGTACAGAGTCAAATCGAGCTGGAGCGGTCCTGGTCTGCCAGGAGAGGGACTTTTTACCACCACAGACATCGATAAACAGCCTCAGTAGTATGAAACCCACAGTAGATGATGATTTAGGGCCgtgattgtgattttaaaagCTCAGAAGTTTTGTAACATATGAATATGCAGGTGACATTCAATGTAGGCCAATGTTAGTccaaaaccacattttaaaTTGACATTCGGACAAAAGAAGTGCACAGAATTATCAGAATCAAGTTGCTTTATTGTGTAATCGGAGCCAAAATGAATGCACAGTATGAAAAAGAGGACTTTTCTGTCAGAGCAGGT
This window contains:
- the fitm1 gene encoding fat storage-inducing transmembrane protein 1 — protein: MDLKTENSSNGPTPEINLEKLRKIAAELILPGKFILRLLNAVLVFVTNLLARVFGSSLVRGHFHLMLSGLVLFGPVLSFWVSKYSIFANKNNFLYRKFLKSTWGWTYTFTGSFVLLLSMSAHHSLFLSLRHLSRIGLVGLLWWCCQRLLTVLEDAAGTCYEPMTPAQDIQGAASAVQPLLLLHEDLTKASCLKAKMMWRGCEVSQEVLILCLCCLLLIEEMSVFGDHLAQAKSLQRSPGGPLRFIFLLCVLLLAVWMFLLLCLLAHFPQFPSQQLGGALGYLGWRGLYQGLYRVKSSWSGPGLPGEGLFTTTDIDKQPQ